A window from Candidatus Gracilibacteria bacterium encodes these proteins:
- a CDS encoding VanW family protein encodes MQKQLFSASLSLVLLTVLFFGTSVKGSGQEEISPSFPAFNEAFVSLLSIEEEHTPIQTEDLKSQESLIQELLTEGFHIKVDEASYAFPAQSKDIILTKTEQGTGLNFSTEFMDFMIDSLNAQVAEPAENMTLLSADETKVSRAEFEGKIVDGREVVQNLTEQMIEAALQKGENESTAVLRKVEGKIINQTGKDLGPLELLAQGRSKFSGSSPDRAFNVRKALNEKFNAILIPPGAEFSYVEWLGPIEYGGWKQAYTIFKGTQLERAPAGGVCQISTTIYRAALDAGLEITEQRNHSLYIIYYEDYGDGIDATVFPGEQDLKFVNNTPNTILMVAQEEGDEDAVVRFFGEDDGRSTEFIGPYTASNQTEESRAAVGELGIGQMAWKVKTTLQDGSQEEKWLFSNYMSIAQQHREPPEVLRLP; translated from the coding sequence AAACAACTTTTTTCCGCATCCTTGAGCCTTGTCCTCCTAACCGTGCTTTTCTTTGGTACAAGTGTGAAGGGAAGTGGCCAAGAAGAGATTTCACCCTCCTTCCCCGCTTTCAACGAGGCCTTTGTGAGTCTTCTTTCCATAGAAGAGGAACACACCCCCATTCAAACAGAGGATTTGAAAAGCCAAGAATCACTCATTCAAGAACTACTCACCGAAGGCTTTCACATTAAAGTGGATGAAGCATCTTACGCCTTCCCCGCTCAGAGCAAAGACATCATCCTCACAAAAACAGAGCAAGGCACAGGGCTGAACTTTTCCACGGAGTTCATGGACTTTATGATCGATTCGCTCAACGCGCAGGTGGCGGAGCCCGCAGAAAACATGACGCTCCTGAGCGCTGATGAAACAAAGGTCAGCCGTGCGGAATTTGAGGGAAAAATCGTGGATGGACGAGAAGTAGTGCAGAACCTCACGGAACAAATGATTGAGGCCGCTCTCCAAAAAGGAGAAAATGAAAGCACCGCCGTGCTGAGAAAAGTGGAGGGAAAAATCATCAATCAAACGGGCAAAGACCTGGGTCCTCTGGAGCTTTTAGCACAGGGCCGTTCCAAATTCAGTGGCTCGTCACCGGATCGTGCTTTCAATGTTCGCAAAGCGCTGAACGAAAAATTCAACGCCATCCTTATCCCACCGGGAGCCGAATTTTCTTATGTTGAATGGCTCGGGCCCATTGAATATGGAGGATGGAAGCAGGCCTACACCATTTTTAAAGGCACCCAGTTGGAGCGAGCGCCCGCGGGTGGCGTCTGCCAAATCTCCACCACCATTTATCGTGCCGCGTTGGACGCGGGCCTGGAAATCACCGAGCAACGCAACCACAGTCTCTACATTATTTATTATGAGGATTATGGAGACGGGATTGACGCAACCGTGTTCCCCGGCGAACAAGACTTGAAGTTCGTGAACAACACGCCCAACACTATACTGATGGTGGCCCAAGAAGAAGGAGATGAAGACGCCGTTGTACGCTTTTTTGGAGAAGACGATGGACGCAGCACCGAGTTCATAGGCCCTTACACCGCCAGCAATCAAACGGAAGAAAGTCGGGCCGCTGTGGGAGAACTGGGAATCGGACAAATGGCGTGGAAAGTTAAGACCACGCTGCAAGACGGCTCCCAAGAAGAGAAGTGGTTGTTTTCCAACTACATGAGCATCGCTCAACAGCACCGTGAACCCCCGGAAGTTTTACGACTTCCCTAA